tttaaatataaaagaaaaataaataaataatacactccttattttttccatggaagtcgtaaaaggcgactaagggatgggctaataaactaaggaacaaggcgatgggctagcgactatttatataaaattccatcttaaagccatatagctgaacgtgatcttACAGTttttgtgagactgttggctctgtctatcccgcaagggatatagacgtgattatatgtatgtttggatGTACACACATAAGTCAGTGTGTATAGGATCTAGAAACTTCTGTTATTGTATTACGGGGTGAACTAGTGAAGTAATATTGACCATTGTAACTTCTTCGTCCAACTCTTATTAATGTCTAAGAAAGTTTAAAGTATAAGTGTGCGGAGTTATAATGTTTGATcttgtctttatcccttacggggtagacagagccaacagtcttgaaaatacggaaaggccacgttcggatgtacggcttaatgataggattaataatctgtactaatattataaagctgaagagtttgtttgtttgtttatttgaacgcgctaatctcaggaactactgggtcgaattaaaaaattattttagcgTTGAGTAGACTATTTATccaggaaggctttaggctatataacatcacgctgcaactataaggagcgaagaaataatggaatatgtgaaaaaaggggaaaattaaaaattaatccttgagggcttcaatgatgcccaaaataactattccacgcggatgtaGTCGCGGGCCCAGCTAGTAAATGATATAGAAgtgtgaatataaataaaataaaaatataaataagaatataaataaaaaaatatagtcagAAATTTAGATAGGTACTTATGTCAATGAACGATGGTGAAATGTGATCGGCGAATGaattcaatgaaaaaaaaaccgataaaataatagtaaatgtAGTTAGTGAACCATGACATTTAGTTATCGGGAATTTTTACAGTAAATTTGAACAGTTGTTTAAATTATGCGCATGTTTTAAAAACTAGGTATATATTAGATAGAAAGCAGTATACAATAGTTTTCTTTCTACGGCTCAGTTAAAGGCGTGTAAAggaacatataattacgtgttagaatattttataaagatataaagaGAAGAATTGATACATAACTGAAAATAGATAAttccattgtttttttttcaatatttgtatatagtGTGTCTGAAGGGACGGGTAAGTTTTTccgattaaaatataaaaagaaatctatTCCATATAGCTACGGAAAAAAAATGGactgaagttttttttatgaaagctTTTCTTATACCTCAAATATTCTTAGCATGATAGATATCATGCTTAAggacattaattaaatttatttaaactttattggacaaaatacaaatgtatagcacaattggcggacttaatgctagaaacattatctaccagtcaaccattgggtttaaataaatacaactatattctagatttaataaaatcaatatttgcaaaaaaataccGAAAAGtactgattaaaaataaaaaaagatattcatcattcaattatgaaaaaaaaaaacattttttataacaaatattttgttatcattgagtataaaataaatgacgaTCTATTTAATTCTTCCAACATCACAAAAACCTTAATACGTTCAATACTAATCTCTTTCACTCTCATTACTAGTGAGTCTCATTAGTAAGGATTACAACTTAGCTGTAGGTCTCACAATTTGGGGTTCGCTAAAGATAAACTTAACTCATTgtaaaaagatttgttttaacttaacaatattcagaaatacatatttacaaaagaaatgtgaatgggactgttggagtgggaaggcctctAGACGAACgcaccttgatcaaattggagacgttctagcaaaaggtcctAGAACCGACAATCACAATTattggtgaaaaaaaaaataatacataaatatgtgtttggtcatgtcgagaggatgaatgaaaacaggttgactaagcaaatatacaaaggaagtatgaatgggactgttggagtgggcaggcctagacgaacgtacgagcttgcacgaagatagttatgaatgtggatgaagcgaaagaagtatgcagggatcgtggcaagtggaaggatgtggtctctgcctacccctccgggaaaaaggagagatttatgtatatgtattgatttctAAGTCGTGTTTTtgattttgtgccgtgtggttcccggcaccaatacaaaaaagaataggaccactccatctctttcccatggatgtcgtaaaaggcgactaagggataggcttacatacttgggattcttttttaggcgatgggctagcaacctgtcactatttgaatcttaattcattaagccaaaaactgaacgttgccattcagtcttttcaagattgttggctgtgtctaccccgcaagggatatagacgtgaccatatatatgtatgtatgtatgtttttgatCAACAGACGCCATCACAAATCGTGAAAGAACAAATTATACACTTAgttctttgtttgtttctctGTTGGCAGTCTCACGACAGATCGTTGATGTTAGAGGAAGATATTTGGCATTAATTTTACcccatatttataaataaatacgggacaaataaacagattgagttagcctcgaagtaagttcaagacttgtgttacgagatactaactcaacgatactatattttataataaatacttatatagataaacatccaaaacccaggccaatgaggaaaagttattttctcatcatgccctgactgggattcgaacccgggacctccggtgtcacagacaagcgtactaccgctgcgccacagaggccgttaaaatTAGCACCATATTGCAGAAAGAAGACGTAAAATGGATGCAGCGGCAACTGTCGTAAGTGTTCACAAAGTTCAGAGGATATTTCAAGCGCTGACAGTATTGGCAATGACAGCTTATCTCTTCCCACCAAATGCGAAGCTGAATGGTATGATTGATTTTCTACATatctaaacaataaaaaagtatatagagccgtgtggttcccggcaccaataaaaaaaaggattggACCACTCCCTtcccttcccatggatgtcgttaaagacgactcagggataggcttatatacttggaatTCCACTTTCAGGCGATGGACTACCAACCtgttacaatttgaatctcaattctatcattaagccaaacggctgaacgtggcctttcagtcttatgatgactgttggctctgtctactccgcaggggatacagacgtaattatttgttatgttatgttataaaagAGGATACTGACAGCTTGAATGACATATGAAAATTGTGATGATAACCTTTTGTGATCTTCAGATGGCGACGTGTTTGACTACATTATAGTTGGAGCCGGCTCTGCTGGCTCTGTGGTTGCTAGTAGATTATCAGAAAATGATGATGTCACTGTATTACTAGTTGAAGCTGGTGATGATCCACCTTTGGAGTCaattgtaagtacttaataagGATAGAAATAGTTAGAGTAGTCaagtatttttgaattaactacctaatacatacttactatacGTAACTATCAAATATTTGAGAATCTGAGTGTTAATAAATCTCGCTGAAAGAATTTGTTTACCGGTTTCACAGATCTAAAgccaaaatttatatattacagcTTCCAGCTTATATGCCATATTTGCCGGAGACAAAGTGGGACTGGAACTACACTTCCATACCAAATTGGACTCAAAAATGCCACAAGGGTGGAGTGACCACCATGACTCGGGGTAAAATGCTGGGTGGCAGCAGTAGTAATAACTTAATGGGTTACGTCAGAGGAAACCCCCATGACTACAATACTTGGGCAAGTATAGTCAATGACAATTCTTGGAACTACAACAATGTCTTACGATTATTCAAGAAAAGCGAAAGACTACACGACAGTCTAGTTCTCAGTTCTCGAACGGGAAAATATCACGGCACTAACGGTTATTTGGGAGTGTCAAGATTTCCAGAACGTAGTTCTGTTAAATATTTAGAGGCATTTCACGAAGTTGGTCACAAAATTGTGTTAGACACAAATGGAAGAGATACTTTAGGCTACAATGAGCCTATGTTTACGGTAGCTGATGGAGTTCGACAAAGCACGGCCCAGGCTTTTCTTGGTCCTGCTAAACATCGCTCAAACTTATTTGTGGCTAAAAATACTTTGTGcaccaaaattattttcgatGGAAATAATGCAGTTGGAATAGAAACAGTTGATGATCAAggtaaataaaagatattcaaGGCTGCAAAAGAAGTTATTATATCGGGTGGAACCATAAACAGTGCTCAACTTCTAATGTTATCAGGCATAGGACCTAAAAAGCATCTAGAAGATCTAGGAATACCTGTGATAGCCGATCTACCTGTTGGTGAAAATTTACAAGATCATGCTCCGATCTTGTCTGTGTACCCGACTGAAAGGTTAGGGCCAAAAAAGCCAATAAATCCACACAAACCATCTCAAACAATTATAGGATATGTTGCAATGAACGAATCCCAAACTTACCCAGATTATCAAACGATCATTATAGTTACAGCGACAGATGAGTTTCTTCAAACGTGTGCTTTTTTGTTTAACTTCGATAATGAAATTTGTCAGAAATATCACGAAGAGAGTATAGGTAAAGAAGTATTATTTGTTCTTACTGTCCCGTTACATCCAAAATCTCGCGGAAGGATTTTATTACGCAGCCGAGACCCCAAAGAGCATCCATCAATCGATCTTGGCACTTTTTCTAACAAAGAAGATTTAGaagatgatattttatttataagagaTGTGGATCGCGTATCCAAATCAAAGTTCTTTCTTAGCAACAATGCTACACTTCTATCTTCACCTGGTTGTGAAGATTTGGAGCGTGATAGTAAGGAATACTGGTTGTGCCACATTCAATGTATGGTGACCACGATATGGCACTACGTGGGGACTTGTGCCATGGGTTCGGTGGTAGACTCCAGGTTAAGGGTTTTTGGTGTGAAGAATCTTCGAGTCATTGACGGCAGCGTGATGCCCACCATCACTAGTGGTAACACCAATGCACCGATCATCATGATCGGAGAAAAAGGCGCTGAAATGATTAAAGAAGACAATTAATTTTTCTCAGTAAATCGTAATTTGTTGAACcgaaatcatttttattttaataatacaatttattgaaaaaatcaccaatttttttttgtttcatttttcattCCTTTACTTTATGTGTTTCCATGAGAGTTAAtgctttaaatatattaacaaaagcaataaatttCTTATATGTTTTGTTAAGTATACTGTAAATAGTTgtctattaaattttgttcctTTCGactttcttcttcctcctggcgtaagTACCTTTGAATCCTCACCTTTCTTCTGACTTTATATACCTTTATTTATGATGTTAACAGGTCAGAAGTACGTATTGGTagaaacatatatttaactttattatcatAAGCAAATGGTGGAATCCATCATAGCTTGAAAAACTAACCGACGCTCTTACgctgagggaaaacatcgtgaggaaacctgcacattctgaCAACTGGttatgtaaccatgatcgatcctatacgggttaggtttacctgcaaaggttgcagaggtcagatagaagtcgtttcgtgtaaaaaacctgactcacccaatcaaggattcatggtcaaaggcataccccaggaGGGATGCAACCGAGagaaagccaggaggaaaggCAGACCCAGCTGGTGCCGGAATTATACTGAGATAACACACCCTGGGCCCTAGTGGGTGGTAGAAcgtattagaaaaaatatgtaaccgtgtggttcccggcaccaatacaaaaaagaatagaaccactccatctctttcccatggatgtcgtaaaaggcgactaaaggataggcttacaaacttgggattctttttttatgggctggcaacctgtcactatttgaatctcaaatctatcattaagccaaatagctgaacgtttccattcagtcttttaaagactgttgactctgtctacctcgcaacggatatagacgtgaccatatgtatgtatgtatgtaactcaataatgttttataattgaTTTGCTAGAGTTACTGTGTATACACAGCTTACAATTTACTGGACACTATCAGAGCAGAAACTTGTTGAGCTATGAGCCTTTCCCATTATTGTGAAACTTCGTCTCTTTCATTTTTAGGGTTCAGTACCTTCACAAGGAAAGACAAAATCCATAAGgcaaatttttaacatatataaatataatcacgtctatttcccttgcggggtagacagagccaacagttttaaaaaaactgataggccacgttcagctgtttggcttaatgatagaatcgagatgcaaatagtgacaggttgctagcctatgttctaaaagaaaaatcacaagtttataagcctatcccttagttgccttttacgtcatccataagatagagatggagtggtcctatgctttttctaatggtgccaggaactacacggcaccttttctttgcaatattataaaaacaattaactaGAAAAATGAGtaagaaaaagatttaaaaagttatttagacAAACGATTAGGAGCTTTGTGTTAAAACCTGTCTTACCCACTCCAGGTCACAGCAAGCAGGATGGTGAGGACGCGACAGTACTTAGTTCCTGTTCCCCGATATTAACGACTTAGATTTGTAAGGCGAGAGAGTTAATTAGT
The Amyelois transitella isolate CPQ chromosome 12, ilAmyTran1.1, whole genome shotgun sequence DNA segment above includes these coding regions:
- the LOC106136351 gene encoding LOW QUALITY PROTEIN: ecdysone oxidase (The sequence of the model RefSeq protein was modified relative to this genomic sequence to represent the inferred CDS: substituted 1 base at 1 genomic stop codon); the encoded protein is MLYGDVFDYIIVGAGSAGSVVASRLSENDDVTVLLVEAGDDPPLESILPAYMPYLPETKWDWNYTSIPNWTQKCHKGGVTTMTRGKMLGGSSSNNLMGYVRGNPHDYNTWASIVNDNSWNYNNVLRLFKKSERLHDSLVLSSRTGKYHGTNGYLGVSRFPERSSVKYLEAFHEVGHKIVLDTNGRDTLGYNEPMFTVADGVRQSTAQAFLGPAKHRSNLFVAKNTLCTKIIFDGNNAVGIETVDDQGKXKIFKAAKEVIISGGTINSAQLLMLSGIGPKKHLEDLGIPVIADLPVGENLQDHAPILSVYPTERLGPKKPINPHKPSQTIIGYVAMNESQTYPDYQTIIIVTATDEFLQTCAFLFNFDNEICQKYHEESIGKEVLFVLTVPLHPKSRGRILLRSRDPKEHPSIDLGTFSNKEDLEDDILFIRDVDRVSKSKFFLSNNATLLSSPGCEDLERDSKEYWLCHIQCMVTTIWHYVGTCAMGSVVDSRLRVFGVKNLRVIDGSVMPTITSGNTNAPIIMIGEKGAEMIKEDN